One genomic segment of Cellulophaga sp. HaHaR_3_176 includes these proteins:
- a CDS encoding FadR/GntR family transcriptional regulator, translated as MKLDVISKAENQDIQKQIIKNIKELISYKNLEPGDKLPSERMLAEKFGVSRSNLREAIQKLEFYGILFSKPQSGTFIADIGTVAMDGMLEDILRLEDPDFKSLVETRILLELKTVRLAALRRTDEDLKQLKEALDAYEIKVKNGEDAVEEDLLFHLAIARASGNSTMNTFMLIITPEIITNFEKYHVCDNSQSLLGIQEHIEIYNSILEQNPTKAKERMKIHFKTLYQYCYNIDIVDAKID; from the coding sequence CAAAAACAAATCATAAAGAATATAAAAGAGTTAATTAGCTATAAAAATCTTGAGCCAGGTGATAAACTACCATCTGAAAGAATGTTAGCTGAAAAATTTGGAGTAAGTAGAAGTAATTTAAGAGAGGCTATTCAAAAACTAGAGTTTTATGGAATATTATTTTCTAAACCACAGAGTGGAACTTTCATTGCAGATATTGGTACTGTTGCAATGGATGGTATGTTGGAAGATATTTTACGTTTAGAAGATCCCGACTTTAAATCATTAGTAGAAACAAGAATTTTATTAGAATTAAAAACGGTTAGATTAGCAGCTTTACGCAGAACAGATGAAGATTTAAAGCAATTGAAAGAAGCTTTAGATGCTTATGAAATTAAAGTAAAAAATGGAGAAGATGCTGTTGAAGAAGATTTGCTTTTTCATTTAGCGATTGCAAGAGCAAGTGGTAATAGTACAATGAATACTTTTATGTTAATCATCACGCCAGAAATCATTACTAATTTCGAAAAATACCATGTATGTGATAATAGTCAATCACTATTAGGTATTCAAGAACATATTGAAATATATAATTCAATTTTAGAGCAAAACCCAACAAAAGCAAAAGAGAGAATGAAAATACATTTTAAGACATTATATCAGTATTGTTATAATATAGATATAGTAGATGCTAAAATTGATTAA
- a CDS encoding MFS transporter — translation MKVKGLRWWVVALIALATVINYIDRQSLTVLWPEIAKDLFPDESDFERKQIYSTISVIFVFSYAFGQAIFGKIFDWIGTRFGFVLSIGVWSIATAFHAVASSLTSFAIFRSILGIAEAGNWPGAAKGNAEWFPTKERALAQGIFNSGAAIGGIVAIPIIAALTILFDWKMIFVIIGLVGLLWLIPWMYLVKSPPKKHPWITDKEREYILTGQRNQDLDEDGDPDEGYTPNTGELLSKKQSWGVIIASAAIDPIWWLFVFWIPIYLSEVYGMDVKGIGIYGWVPYVGAMLGAWFGGLFAQNRLKAGWSVDKTRKTVITLGCLIMLPSLLAMANPGEPITAVLIMAVILFGFQTAIGNVQTLPSDFFGGKSVGTLSGFAGMAAKLAVAGLTSLVPWLTQGGNYTPVFVIGAALALLALASVWVLCGKIEPLKP, via the coding sequence ATGAAAGTAAAAGGATTAAGATGGTGGGTTGTCGCTTTAATAGCTTTAGCAACCGTCATCAATTATATAGATAGACAGTCCTTAACGGTATTGTGGCCTGAAATTGCTAAAGATTTATTTCCAGACGAATCTGATTTTGAAAGAAAACAAATATACTCTACTATATCAGTAATATTTGTATTTTCCTATGCCTTTGGGCAAGCAATTTTTGGAAAAATATTTGATTGGATTGGAACTAGATTTGGTTTTGTATTATCTATAGGTGTTTGGTCTATAGCTACAGCTTTTCATGCAGTAGCAAGTTCATTAACAAGTTTTGCAATATTTAGATCAATTTTAGGAATTGCAGAAGCGGGTAACTGGCCTGGTGCTGCAAAAGGAAATGCAGAGTGGTTTCCAACTAAAGAGCGTGCTCTGGCACAGGGGATATTTAATTCTGGAGCTGCAATAGGTGGAATTGTCGCTATTCCAATTATTGCTGCTTTAACAATACTTTTTGATTGGAAAATGATATTTGTGATCATCGGTTTAGTAGGTTTGCTATGGTTGATTCCATGGATGTATTTAGTAAAAAGTCCGCCAAAAAAACACCCTTGGATTACAGATAAAGAGCGTGAATATATTTTAACAGGACAAAGAAATCAGGATTTAGATGAAGATGGTGATCCAGATGAAGGTTACACTCCTAATACAGGAGAGTTACTTTCTAAAAAACAAAGTTGGGGTGTAATTATTGCTTCAGCAGCTATTGATCCAATATGGTGGCTATTTGTTTTTTGGATTCCAATTTACTTATCTGAAGTATACGGTATGGATGTTAAAGGTATTGGTATATATGGCTGGGTACCTTACGTTGGTGCAATGCTTGGAGCTTGGTTTGGTGGTTTATTTGCACAAAACCGTTTAAAAGCTGGTTGGTCTGTAGATAAAACACGAAAAACAGTAATTACATTAGGATGTTTAATAATGTTACCATCATTATTAGCAATGGCTAACCCAGGAGAACCAATAACAGCAGTTTTAATTATGGCCGTTATTTTATTTGGTTTTCAAACAGCAATTGGTAACGTTCAAACATTACCAAGTGATTTCTTCGGAGGAAAATCAGTAGGTACATTATCAGGTTTTGCTGGTATGGCTGCAAAATTAGCAGTAGCAGGTTTAACGTCATTAGTTCCGTGGCTTACTCAAGGAGGAAATTATACGCCAGTTTTTGTTATTGGTGCAGCTTTAGCATTATTAGCTTTAGCAAGTGTTTGGGTTTTATGTGGTAAAATTGAACCATTAAAGCCATAA
- a CDS encoding SDR family NAD(P)-dependent oxidoreductase — protein sequence MSENKGKVAVVTGATGGIGFQVAKRLGKDGYTVVLNGIEDEAGAERVKELTAEGITAEYFGFDVTKDEAVTSNITAIGNKYGRIDVLVNNAGGLGGRSRFEEMTTEFYRFVMALNLDSVFFASRAAIPFLKKGKNASIINYTSNAGWNAGGPGAGIYGTSKAGVHAITRALAKDLAEYGIRVNAVSPGTIDTPFHAQIKSTKPEVFASWKNNILLGRLGQPEEVASVVSFLASDNASFITAETIQIGGGQALGI from the coding sequence ATGAGTGAAAATAAAGGAAAAGTAGCAGTAGTAACAGGAGCAACTGGTGGTATTGGTTTTCAAGTAGCAAAAAGATTAGGTAAAGATGGATATACTGTAGTTTTAAATGGTATTGAAGACGAAGCTGGAGCAGAAAGAGTTAAGGAACTTACTGCAGAAGGAATTACTGCTGAGTATTTTGGTTTTGATGTTACAAAAGATGAAGCTGTAACTTCTAATATTACTGCAATCGGAAATAAGTATGGTAGAATCGATGTGTTGGTTAACAATGCAGGTGGTTTAGGTGGAAGATCTAGATTTGAAGAAATGACAACTGAATTTTACAGATTTGTTATGGCTTTAAACCTTGATTCTGTATTTTTTGCTTCAAGAGCAGCTATACCATTCCTTAAAAAAGGAAAAAATGCTTCAATCATCAACTATACATCAAATGCAGGATGGAATGCAGGTGGACCAGGAGCAGGTATATATGGTACTTCTAAAGCAGGAGTTCATGCTATAACTAGAGCATTAGCAAAAGATTTAGCTGAATATGGTATTAGAGTAAATGCAGTATCTCCAGGTACAATTGATACTCCATTCCACGCACAAATTAAATCTACTAAGCCAGAAGTTTTTGCTTCTTGGAAAAACAATATTTTATTAGGAAGATTAGGTCAGCCTGAAGAAGTTGCTTCTGTAGTATCTTTCTTAGCTAGTGATAATGCTTCATTTATAACTGCTGAAACTATCCAAATTGGTGGTGGTCAAGCATTAGGTATATAA
- a CDS encoding SDR family NAD(P)-dependent oxidoreductase yields MGKFKGKVAVVTGGSRDIGKAISLKLAKEGAKVVVNYNSSESGANETVKEIEAFGGEAIAVKADVSNINDIKNLKAKAVEAFGNKVDILVNNAGGLFARKSLQELDETFYDLVMNVNFKSTVFVMQAFEPLMSKGASIVNLSSQAARDGGGGGSSLYGSSKGAVTTFTRAMAKELGPKGIRVNAICPGLIGTKFHDDFTADEIRVKVAAGTPLRREGQANEIADLVAYLASDEASFMTGNNVDINGGLAFS; encoded by the coding sequence ATGGGTAAGTTTAAAGGAAAAGTAGCTGTAGTAACAGGTGGTTCAAGAGATATTGGTAAAGCAATATCTCTTAAACTTGCTAAAGAAGGAGCAAAAGTAGTTGTAAACTATAATAGTTCGGAATCTGGAGCTAATGAAACAGTAAAAGAAATAGAAGCATTCGGAGGTGAAGCTATCGCTGTTAAAGCTGATGTGTCAAATATAAATGACATTAAAAATTTAAAAGCAAAAGCTGTTGAAGCATTCGGAAATAAGGTTGATATTTTAGTAAATAATGCAGGCGGTCTTTTTGCACGTAAATCTCTTCAAGAATTAGATGAGACATTTTATGACCTAGTTATGAATGTTAATTTTAAATCTACAGTTTTTGTAATGCAAGCTTTTGAACCTTTAATGAGTAAAGGTGCATCAATCGTAAACCTATCTTCGCAAGCAGCAAGAGATGGTGGTGGTGGTGGATCTTCATTATATGGTTCTTCAAAAGGAGCAGTAACTACATTTACTAGAGCAATGGCAAAAGAACTTGGTCCTAAAGGGATTCGAGTAAATGCGATTTGTCCTGGTTTAATAGGCACTAAGTTTCATGATGATTTTACTGCAGATGAAATTCGTGTTAAAGTTGCGGCAGGCACTCCTTTAAGAAGAGAAGGTCAGGCAAATGAAATAGCAGATTTAGTAGCTTATTTAGCTTCTGATGAAGCATCTTTCATGACTGGTAATAATGTTGATATTAATGGTGGTTTAGCATTTAGCTAA